The region GTTAGCTTTCCAGATAGGGTGTCTCTCTCAGGATCTGAGCAAGTGCAGAACTGACTCCCAACTCCCTGACTCCCTCCTTGCCACAGGGTTGCTTGAACGCCCGGTGCTGCCCCCTTCCGTGGTCATTGATACCGCCAGCTATAAGATCTTTGTGTCCGGGAAGAGTGGTGTGGGCAAGACAGCTCTGGTGGCAAAGCTAGCCGGCCTGGAAGGGCCTATAGTACACCATGAGACCACCGGTGAGTGAGTTTAACCGTCAGCCTTGCCTTGGTGGCCTTCCACGGGATGGGGACAAGAACCTCGCCCCGACTATATTAGTGGGGGTTTATACATAATCATGCCATTTCCTCGAGAGGTCGGGTTGTTTGGGTTGGTACTAGAGACAGTGGTGGCCACATGCCTCATGTCTAGTTGGTATTAAGGTAGATGTTCAAGACTTCCCCATGCCACAGTTAAATTTCTGCTACATCATATGTCCCAGGACTTTTGAAGTCTCCCTATACAAGCAGTGAGACTTCTTTCTGCTGACGAGGGCCAACTCTGCCTGGTCTACCAAGGTCTACTGCAGAGCAAGACTGTTTACGTCCTGAGTCTGAGGAGTCTCTCAGATCAAGGGCGAGCCTTCCTGTCACAGTGGTGACCCACAGGGTGGAGATGTATGTCTTCTTCTtaccccttcccatcccccacccccaatcccactTCTGAATGGCGGATCCCAATTCTCCTCAGGCATTCAGACCACTGTGGTGTTTTGGCCAGCCAAGCTGAAGGCCAGCGACCGTGTTGTCATGTTCCGTTTTGAATTCTGGGACTGTGGGGAGTCCGCCCTCAAGAAGTTTGATCACATGCTGCCGGTGAGCTGGGCAAGTGGGCCTCGGTGGGTCTCTGGGTGGAGGTTGTTGTTAGAGACCCACCCACCCTGTCTGCAGGAGCCTGACTTGAACACTAGTTAGCTGAGAACTGTGTGCTGGGCTGGCTGCAGGGCTCCGACTGACACTGGGTATTGCGTTCCAGCCACTCTctgctctgggcctcagtttcccagtctGCGATAGGAGGGGTTGCTGCTGACTCTTCTTGGAGCCCTGAAGCTAGTCGGAGGGTTCTAGTCCTGTGTGGCTACGTGGCCACGTGACAGTGTTCCACCAGCCAGCCTCTCTGTCCTTAGGCTTGTAAAGAGAATGCCgatgccttcctcttcctcttttctttcaccGATCGGGCCTCCTTCGAAGACCTTCCTGGACAGTTGACACGTGTAGCTGGTGAAGCTCCTGGGGTCGTCAAGATAGTTATCGGGTCCAAGTATCCTTTGAGTGGCCCCTATTGTAGGGCAGCGGGCATTGGGGAATAAAGAAAGTGAGCGAAAACCCACATCctaccagagttccagtgctctgggcgggcagacTCCGGAGGACTGCTGCACATTTTCCACTCGGCCCCAGGAGGGTGTTTGGCTGTGGGAAGCTACTGAACCCAGCCCACCGGggtgtggacaaggggcagtctgagggctctgggcctcacggaggccagagatgacaggttatcagtctcaggcatcccagatgTCACTGGACACCacggaggagctgagaacaaaatgggggtcCCAGGGGCAGCTCGGTCATCCTCAGGGCTGAAGAGAGGAGatggcagggagaggaggggcgctgggtggttcccaggCGGGCAAGAGTCTTTGGCTGgagcgcaggaaggccttccagccGGAGGTTAGACTCAGTGGTTCATTAGGGGAAAGCCtttcccatcattcaagcacggCAGGCCTTGGTGagcagagatagtctatggttttagagctttattatagaaagcagggggaaagagagaaggtagaaagagggagagaggccggccatggccacgtggagagaggggggaaggaagagagagagaaggagggctagagaagagagtaagaaaggcagagcttaaagagagcgaggaggggccacgCAGCCCCTCtgatagtgggctgggctatcttgctgttaccagttaactgtggggaggagcatatctggctatagtcaggtaattTTGGTTGGAGTCTAGCCTGAATGTCAGAAGTTGTCATGGGACATGTCTGCGttacttatagtcacagaattatggagtcgggggctctgtggtgtccggcacctgtctctgggaatgtggctcactgttccgtctcttgtagagtttcctactggGTTTCTACTCGGTCtccggagcaagcctcattcaaccaaaacaggctgcctttcacagccccAGCCCCTATGATGCTCTCCTGGTAAAGTACCCGTCCTCCTGTGAGGTCTGACCTATATGTTTCCATTCAAGGGTGTCTAGGATCTGCCCTAGACCCGGAGTATAGCCTCTCAAGAGGAGGCCAAGGCTGGGTCGGATGGGGCGGTGAGCAGAGCTAGGCACCTTAACCCTCCCGCAGGTTTGACcagtacatgcacacagatgtgccAGAGCGAGACCTCACAGCCTTCCGGCAGGCCTGGGAACTGCCCTTGTTCCGGGTGAAGAGTGTGCCAGGGCGGCGGCTGGCCGACGGACGAACACTGGATGGCAGGGCTGGGCTAGCTGACACAGCCCATGTGCTCAATGGCCTTGCAGAACAGTTGTGGCACCAGGACCAGGTGGCAGCCGGCCTGCTCCCCAGCTCCCCAGAGAGTGCTCCCGGCTGAACGGTGACAACATCCTGGGTAGAGGCTGGTACTGGTGATCCCTACTTCTATCCTGAGGGCTGGCTGAGGAGGGCTCTCACATGGCAGTAAGATAGGGCACGAGGCTCCAGAGTTAAAAGGAGCGCGCCCCCGcctcccctgcccttccccctTCTGCAGTACCTACAGAATGGTGGCGGGGGTGGGTACTCAGACGGACCCtgttataactttaatttttttcaactcctattttaaatgatggttcttaaatattttaacctcccttgtagtccaccacccaccagtggtagtggaaaagaaaggacacaagggTTGGGGGAAGccgacctgtttagaaaggttctttggagcaactcctgtctgtgtggtctggaactcagcagttcagttcacaggtcagcaggcagcgGCAGCTTggtccactcgcaaacacttcatggCTACACCAGCTGTCTGGTTCAGCAGAATCAGGATAGCAAAGAGGAGTCAGCAGCggggtggcactacctagcagagacagccaggtctcAGCCTCGGCTCGAGTGAGCAGGAGGGATCCAgggggacaccaggagaagttcttggctgtgcctctctctgggaagcaaagatcagtgaagacttgagACTGAAacgttgcacagctagctgtaccagcaagccaagctctgcctTCATCACTCCACGGAGTCctgtttataccctccaaacatcacgtgtcctccacgcGTCTTGCCTCAGCtcgtgcatccaatcagcctgagtgtGAGGaggcagcaagaaactgcagcacaccccCAGACGCTTTTTGGtcatgtttctctctatggagtcctgacagagctcaactacgcaatgtaaggcggaccaatgCATGCGTGTTGGTAGCAATGGATCCTTCACGTGTCCTTTTACATGTTTCCTTTAACAGAACATCCcgtctcctgtgtctgcttcatctAAATGTTCCTTCAGAgcctgccttagtctttcacctgtgtctgcttcaggaaaacaccccTACATAtgcttgccccagcaaaacacctaacacaactgactctccaaagaacccttaagtttccacttcatatccTCCTTTCTGTTTAAGAATTGTCCTTTTCTTAACATTAGCAATCTATACagaatagaaataattataagaaccatcacattttcaataaatggctTATGTACAATATAGTCAAACAATAGTCTTAAAAAGAAAccttaaggggctggtgagatggctcagtgggtaagagcacccggctgctcttctgaaggtccagagttcaaatcccagcaaccacatggtggctcacaaccacccgtaatgagatctgatgccctcttctgtctggtgtgtctgaagacagctNNNNNNNNNNNNNNNNNNNNNNNNNNNNNNNNNNNNNNNNNNNNNNNNNNNNNNNNNNNNNNNNNNNNNNNNNNNNNNNNNNNNNNNNNNNNNNNNNNNNNNNNNNNNNNNNNNNNNNNNNNNNNNNNNNNNNNNNNNNNNNNNNNNNNNtcgaactcagaaatccacctgcctctgcctcccgagtgctgggattaaaggcatgcatc is a window of Mus caroli chromosome 4, CAROLI_EIJ_v1.1, whole genome shotgun sequence DNA encoding:
- the Cplane2 gene encoding ciliogenesis and planar polarity effector 2 isoform X2, which translates into the protein MAKPPMHGSVIVPDWHETVEGKEYLACILRKNRRREFGIQTTVVFWPAKLKASDRVVMFRFEFWDCGESALKKFDHMLPACKENADAFLFLFSFTDRASFEDLPGQLTRVAGEAPGVVKIVIGSKFDQYMHTDVPERDLTAFRQAWELPLFRVKSVPGRRLADGRTLDGRAGLADTAHVLNGLAEQLWHQDQVAAGLLPSSPESAPG
- the Cplane2 gene encoding ciliogenesis and planar polarity effector 2 isoform X1, with amino-acid sequence MAKPPMHGSVIVPDWHETVEGKEYLACILRKNRRREFGLLERPVLPPSVVIDTASYKIFVSGKSGVGKTALVAKLAGLEGPIVHHETTGIQTTVVFWPAKLKASDRVVMFRFEFWDCGESALKKFDHMLPACKENADAFLFLFSFTDRASFEDLPGQLTRVAGEAPGVVKIVIGSKFDQYMHTDVPERDLTAFRQAWELPLFRVKSVPGRRLADGRTLDGRAGLADTAHVLNGLAEQLWHQDQVAAGLLPSSPESAPG